In Helianthus annuus cultivar XRQ/B chromosome 8, HanXRQr2.0-SUNRISE, whole genome shotgun sequence, a single genomic region encodes these proteins:
- the LOC110873659 gene encoding uncharacterized protein LOC110873659 isoform X2 has translation MLGLRRFETIMFKLEVLDHKAREKAGVITPTFGAPIPVLLTFDAAVEALQSYQLNTEFFSPYTITGKKSGKDGKNLFCGVCSHLHQLTIPTHTTYLDQGKKLTYFTQEECKERKTTCSHLKSFVKLDATLSKQKACLRL, from the exons ATGTTGGGTCTACGCAGGTTCGAGACTATTATGTTTAAATTGGAGGTGTTAGATCATAAGGCTAGAGAAAAAGCAGGAGTTATAACTCCTACATTTGGAGCACCTATACCTGTACTTTTGACATTTGATGCTGCTGTTGAG GCCCTTCAATCTTATCAATTAAATACGGAGTTTTTCAGTCCATATACAATTACTGGAAAGAAAAG CGGGAAAGATGGCAAAAACCTGTTTTGCGGCGTTTGCAG CCACCTCCACCAGTTAACGATACCAACCCATACAACGTATTTAGACCAAGGGAAAAAGCTCACATACTTCACACAAGAAGA ATGCAAAGAACGGAAAACAACGTGCAGTCATTTGAAAAGCTTCGTCAA GTTAGACGCAACCTTGAGCAAGCAAAAAGCTTGCTTGAGGCTTTAA
- the LOC110873659 gene encoding uncharacterized protein LOC110873659 isoform X4 yields MGALIVDYILFVYLIGPSILSIKYGVFQSIYNYWKEKRERWQKPVLRRLQPPPPVNDTNPYNVFRPREKAHILHTRRMQRTENNVQSFEKLRQVRRNLEQAKSLLEALIKREEKKREVIDSEVAL; encoded by the exons ATGGGGGCATTGATAGTTGATTACATCTTATTTGTCTACTTGATAGGCCCTTCAATCTTATCAATTAAATACGGAGTTTTTCAGTCCATATACAATTACTGGAAAGAAAAG CGGGAAAGATGGCAAAAACCTGTTTTGCGGCGTTTGCAG CCACCTCCACCAGTTAACGATACCAACCCATACAACGTATTTAGACCAAGGGAAAAAGCTCACATACTTCACACAAGAAGA ATGCAAAGAACGGAAAACAACGTGCAGTCATTTGAAAAGCTTCGTCAA GTTAGACGCAACCTTGAGCAAGCAAAAAGCTTGCTTGAGGCTTTAATTAAG CGAGAGGAGAAAAAGAGAGAAGTTATCGACAGTGAAGTCGCACTTTAA
- the LOC110873659 gene encoding uncharacterized protein LOC110873659 isoform X1 has translation MVKPKIQQKICNRKCRFETIMFKLEVLDHKAREKAGVITPTFGAPIPVLLTFDAAVEALQSYQLNTEFFSPYTITGKKSGKDGKNLFCGVCSHLHQLTIPTHTTYLDQGKKLTYFTQEECKERKTTCSHLKSFVKLDATLSKQKACLRL, from the exons ATGGTGAAACCGAAAATACAACAGAAGATCTGCAACAGAAAATGCAG GTTCGAGACTATTATGTTTAAATTGGAGGTGTTAGATCATAAGGCTAGAGAAAAAGCAGGAGTTATAACTCCTACATTTGGAGCACCTATACCTGTACTTTTGACATTTGATGCTGCTGTTGAG GCCCTTCAATCTTATCAATTAAATACGGAGTTTTTCAGTCCATATACAATTACTGGAAAGAAAAG CGGGAAAGATGGCAAAAACCTGTTTTGCGGCGTTTGCAG CCACCTCCACCAGTTAACGATACCAACCCATACAACGTATTTAGACCAAGGGAAAAAGCTCACATACTTCACACAAGAAGA ATGCAAAGAACGGAAAACAACGTGCAGTCATTTGAAAAGCTTCGTCAA GTTAGACGCAACCTTGAGCAAGCAAAAAGCTTGCTTGAGGCTTTAA
- the LOC110873659 gene encoding uncharacterized protein LOC110873659 isoform X3 has protein sequence MFKLEVLDHKAREKAGVITPTFGAPIPVLLTFDAAVEALQSYQLNTEFFSPYTITGKKSGKDGKNLFCGVCSHLHQLTIPTHTTYLDQGKKLTYFTQEECKERKTTCSHLKSFVKLDATLSKQKACLRL, from the exons ATGTTTAAATTGGAGGTGTTAGATCATAAGGCTAGAGAAAAAGCAGGAGTTATAACTCCTACATTTGGAGCACCTATACCTGTACTTTTGACATTTGATGCTGCTGTTGAG GCCCTTCAATCTTATCAATTAAATACGGAGTTTTTCAGTCCATATACAATTACTGGAAAGAAAAG CGGGAAAGATGGCAAAAACCTGTTTTGCGGCGTTTGCAG CCACCTCCACCAGTTAACGATACCAACCCATACAACGTATTTAGACCAAGGGAAAAAGCTCACATACTTCACACAAGAAGA ATGCAAAGAACGGAAAACAACGTGCAGTCATTTGAAAAGCTTCGTCAA GTTAGACGCAACCTTGAGCAAGCAAAAAGCTTGCTTGAGGCTTTAA
- the LOC110870519 gene encoding classical arabinogalactan protein 9-like gives MAFYLFTTRVTIVRYGLKSRVSQPPPPPSSLPPPITAAVATHLRHRYQPPPPLSVPPATTVAAATTSDHRRHPPPSSPTSIVTHHHHRCHHPPPSPTPTTVAANCQLSPPTITTHH, from the coding sequence ATGGCCTTTTATCTATTCACAACACGTGTTACAATTGTACGGTACGGCCTGAAAAGTCGGGTGTCacagccaccgccgccaccatcgtcgctgccacctccgatcaccgcCGCCGTCGCCACCCACCTCCGCCACCGCTATCAACCGCCACCACCACTGTCGGTACCACCTGCGACCACCGTCGCCGCCGCTACCACTTCtgaccaccgccgccacccacctccaTCGTCACCCACCTCCAtcgtcacccaccaccaccaccgctgtCACCACCCGCCGCCGTCTCCAACCCCCACCACCGTCGCAGCTAACTGCCAACTatcaccacccaccatcaccacccatcACTGA